The window TACAAATTAGCTTCTAATCATTTAGAGATATGAAAAGCAGAATTCTTTCTTTCGCTATACTGTTACTCCTGAATAATGCCTGCGAGCTTGAGATTGAGCCTTTTGAAGGTGTTACGAAAGAGAACCTTGCTGAAGTAGTCAATGGCTTGGAATATGCGACAAATGGCGCTTATTCCCTCATGAAAGATCAGCTTGAGTACAAAGGAGTGGCCGATTTCAGGAGTACCTATGCCCGTAACCTGCACCAGATGCTGGAATACCCCAGCGATAATGTTACCCTTAGTGCTACCACAACAGATCCTTTGTTCAATGCTGCTACCCGGGAACATTTTCCGGCACAGGAAAACGCAACCTATATATGGAATACAGCCTATAGAATAATTAATACAGCAAACCTAAGCATAGAGTCTGTTGAAGAGGGAGCAAGTGCCTCCAGCGACCATCTTTTGGGTGAAAATTACTTTCTGCGGGCAATGGCGCATTTCGATTTGCTGCGCCTCTTCGCTAAACCTTATTCTCATGGTACCGATAACCCCGGTGTAATTTTGCGATTAGACAGCACAGCGCCTGATGATCAGGCAAGGGCTACGGTAGGAGAAAGTTATGAGCAGGTGGTGAGTGATCTCGAGAAGGCCGCTCAGCTCATGTCGCGTACCAATGGCAGGGGTGTAGAGTATGCCTCCAAAGAGGCTGCCTGGGCACTGCTTTCCAGGGCCTATCTCTATATGGAAATGAATGAAAAGGCTATAGAGTATGCTACACAGGTTATTGAATCTGGTAAATTTCAATTAGCATCAGCTGATGAGTATCTTAATTCTTTTTGGAATACCCAAAACTCCAGGGAATCGATATTTATCATCAAGCATACCCTTCAGGACGACAGAGGGACGGGATCCATTGGCTCTATGTACCTGACGGACCAGATTGGCTGGGGAGAGATCTATGCTTCGGAGCCCCTGCGCCAGCTGCTTGAGCAGCATCCGGAAGATGTACGTAATGATTTGATTGTGCCTCAGTTAGCACCTGATGGTGTGACGGTACAGACAAGAAATGGTATTCCCAAGTATTTCATTACCAAACATTCCTATCAGGATGGGGTGGTAACCTTAAATTCTCCGCATGTGCTGCGGCTGGCAGAGATGTACCTGAACCGTGCAGAGGCTTATGCCAAAATGGGGCAGGATCAGCTGGCTCTAGACGATATCAATGTAATCCGGAGGCGGGCGGGCCTTTCCGGTGATGCACTTTACACGCTGGATAATCTGCAGGGTGCCAATTCAGTATTAGGTGCCGTACTGCAGGAGCGCAGGCTGGAGCTTGCCTACGAAGGACACCGCACGATTGATCTGTACAGAAACAAGATCGATATAAACAGGAACTTTCCCGGAGTTCAGCCGCAGGAAGTGATAAGCTGGGATAACCCGCGCAACATCTACTACATACCTCAGGACGAGCTTTTTACAAACAGGCTGGCTACTCAAAACGAGTAGCATAAGCCTGCTAAATTTTTCTTTGTTTATTAGTGATTGGTTGGTTTGAAAAAAAGGCTCCCATGGAGCCTTTTTTTTTTATGTTTCTGAATCAGGCAATGATTACCTCCACACCGGCATCCTGCAGGCGTTTCAGGTCATCTTCGGGAATGCCATTATCAGTAATTACCTTGTCTATTTGATTGATGGAGCAGATAAAGGCAAAGCTTCTTTTGCTGAATTTACTGGAATCGGCCAGCAGGATAACCTCCCTGGAAATTTCAATCATGATTTCGTTAAGGCGTGCTTCTTCCACATTGGGGGTGAAGATGCCATTTCTGGTATCGAAACCATCAACACCCAGAAAGGCTTTGTCTACATTAAAATTCCGCAGGCTTTTTTCTGCCTGTGGCCCCACCATGGAGAGGGAGTTCTTGCGCAGGAAGCCACCGGGGATGATCACATTGATGTGCGGGATCGTCATCAGCTGATTGGCGATGTTCAGCGCATTGGTGATTACGGTCAGGTCCTGCAGTTCAGGCAGGTTTTTCACCATTTCAGCTGTTGTTGATCCGGAGTCGATGATGATGGTGTCAGATTCGTAAACCAGCTGGGCTGCTTTTTTTCCGATTCTGGCTTTTTCCTGAAAATTGATCCGGTTTTTATCTGCCAGTCGCTGGTCTATGGCTACACCAGTTTCTACCTTCAAAGCACCACCCCTTGCACGGATCAACAGGTTTTTCTTCTCCAATTGCTCGAGGTCATTGCGAATGGTAACCTCACTTACATTGAATTTTTCGCTTAACGCTTTCACGGAAACCTGCCCCTGGTCCGTAATCAAATGAAGGGTTTCCTTTCTTCGCGTTACGGTCGAATCTCTGTTTTTTGACATGGTTTTTTACAAGCTGAAAGTTGTTAAGCTACGTTGTTTTGTTAAAAATAATAAAATCCTGATATAAACTTTGCTGTGTTTACATAATTAAACATTTAAAAACTTTCATATTTGCAAAATAAGGTTGTGAAATAAAAAATAATAATGAAACGAAAGTTATTTAGTTATTTTTTATATATTTGATTGATACTAATATTAACTAATGGGACATATGCAATATCTGGGACTTGGTATGCAGGAACTGACCGATCGTGGAGCGATACATACGGCAAGAGAGATTTCTCAGCAGCCGGAAATATGGCAGAAAGTCTGGAATCTGGTAGAGAGGGAGCGGACTTCTATCCAGACGTTTCTTAACAAACATAAGGAAATACAAAGAATTATTCTTACGGGAGCTGGCACAAGTGCTTTTATAGGCCTGTCCCTCCGGGGAGTTTTTCAGCGGCAGACAGGCCTCCTTACTGAAGCTATTTCCACAACAGATCTGGTATCACATCCTAAGGACTATTTACATCCCGATATTCCCACCCTGATGATTTCCTTTGCGCGCTCCGGCAATAGCCCCGAGAGTGTTGCAGCAGTGGAAATGGCCGATAAGGTCTGCAGGAGCTGTTATCATTTTATGATCACCTGCAACCCTGAAGGAAAGCTGGCGAACATGACAACCAAACAGGATAGCTACATATTAACCCTTCCTCATGAAGCCTGTGATCTAAGCCTGGCCATGACCAGCAGCTATACAGGCATGCTGCTGGCAGGAAAACTGGTTGCCCATGTTTTTGATCTGGAAAGCACGCGCAAAAGCCTGCAGACGATTGTTACTTACGGGCAGAAGATTATCAATTACTACGCCCAGGAGCTGAAGCAGCTTGCAGAGCTTGATTTTAAACGGGCGGTATTTCTGGGATCAGGTCCTTTTTATGGCACTGCTACCGAATCGCACCTAAAACTTCAGGAGCTTACCGATGGCAAGGTTATCTGTAAGCGCGATTCCTTCTTAGGGCTTCGCCATGGACCAAAGGCGGTGGTTGATGAGACCACCCTGGTCATTTATATCTTCTCCAACAACGATTATGCCCTGCGCTACGAAAAGGACCTGGTTGCTTCCATGAAGAAGGGAAAGGCTCCACTGGCAGAAATCGGGATTATGGAATCTGATATACCCAATGTAGGGCTCAAAAATAAAATCGTGCTGTCTGAAAACGGGTATTCGCTCGATGAGGAATTCCTGACTGTTTGCAGCGTAGTGCCGGCCCAGATTCTCGGTTTTTATAAGTCGCTGCAATTAGGGCTTCAGCCTGATACTCCCTCGGCCACAGGTGCTATCACCAGGGTGGTGGAAGGTGTAGAGATATATGCTATGCACTAGCCCACCGTTACGCTGATCTTTCATTCTCACAATATTTTTTACCTATGGACCAACTCCTAAGAGCAACAGCAAAGCAACAGAATATATCGTTGCAGGACTATGTATTAAGGCGCATTAAGGTATTGGAAAAAGAGACAGGAGTGAAGCGTACTGTCTTTGCGGCATGTCCTAATTCATCGGCAGTTATCAAAGCTGCGTTGCGCTCGGCAAAACGAAACAACGCTTTGATAAAATTTGCCGCTACCCTTAACCAGGTAGATGGTGATGGGGGCTATACAGGCTTAACGCAGCAGCAATTTGTAAGAACAATTACACAGGAGGCAGCAGCTATTCATTATACTGGACCGGTGATCATCGCCATAGACCATGGCGGTCCCTGGCTGAAGGATGCCCACAACCGTGAAAAATGGAGCTATGACAGAACGCTGGAGGCGGTTAAAAAGTCATTTGAAGCAGCCATTGAAGCAGGCTATGACCTGATTCACGTAGATCCTACCATTGATATTACCCTGCCGAAAGGGGAAATCATCGACATTGATGTTGTGGCAGAACGGACCATCGACCTGATTGTTCATGCCGAGACTTTCAGAAGAAGCCAGGGCTACCCGCCGATCGCCTACGAAGTAGGCACGGAAGAAGTACACGGAGGCCTGGCCGATCTGCAGGTAT of the Flammeovirgaceae bacterium 311 genome contains:
- the agaS gene encoding tagatose-6-phosphate ketose/aldose isomerase (COG2222 Predicted phosphosugar isomerases) is translated as MQELTDRGAIHTAREISQQPEIWQKVWNLVERERTSIQTFLNKHKEIQRIILTGAGTSAFIGLSLRGVFQRQTGLLTEAISTTDLVSHPKDYLHPDIPTLMISFARSGNSPESVAAVEMADKVCRSCYHFMITCNPEGKLANMTTKQDSYILTLPHEACDLSLAMTSSYTGMLLAGKLVAHVFDLESTRKSLQTIVTYGQKIINYYAQELKQLAELDFKRAVFLGSGPFYGTATESHLKLQELTDGKVICKRDSFLGLRHGPKAVVDETTLVIYIFSNNDYALRYEKDLVASMKKGKAPLAEIGIMESDIPNVGLKNKIVLSENGYSLDEEFLTVCSVVPAQILGFYKSLQLGLQPDTPSATGAITRVVEGVEIYAMH
- a CDS encoding RagB/SusD domain protein (COG0457 FOG: TPR repeat) — its product is MKSRILSFAILLLLNNACELEIEPFEGVTKENLAEVVNGLEYATNGAYSLMKDQLEYKGVADFRSTYARNLHQMLEYPSDNVTLSATTTDPLFNAATREHFPAQENATYIWNTAYRIINTANLSIESVEEGASASSDHLLGENYFLRAMAHFDLLRLFAKPYSHGTDNPGVILRLDSTAPDDQARATVGESYEQVVSDLEKAAQLMSRTNGRGVEYASKEAAWALLSRAYLYMEMNEKAIEYATQVIESGKFQLASADEYLNSFWNTQNSRESIFIIKHTLQDDRGTGSIGSMYLTDQIGWGEIYASEPLRQLLEQHPEDVRNDLIVPQLAPDGVTVQTRNGIPKYFITKHSYQDGVVTLNSPHVLRLAEMYLNRAEAYAKMGQDQLALDDINVIRRRAGLSGDALYTLDNLQGANSVLGAVLQERRLELAYEGHRTIDLYRNKIDINRNFPGVQPQEVISWDNPRNIYYIPQDELFTNRLATQNE
- a CDS encoding putative aga operon transcriptional repressor of sugar metabolism (COG1349 Transcriptional regulators of sugar metabolism), with product MSKNRDSTVTRRKETLHLITDQGQVSVKALSEKFNVSEVTIRNDLEQLEKKNLLIRARGGALKVETGVAIDQRLADKNRINFQEKARIGKKAAQLVYESDTIIIDSGSTTAEMVKNLPELQDLTVITNALNIANQLMTIPHINVIIPGGFLRKNSLSMVGPQAEKSLRNFNVDKAFLGVDGFDTRNGIFTPNVEEARLNEIMIEISREVILLADSSKFSKRSFAFICSINQIDKVITDNGIPEDDLKRLQDAGVEVIIA